The Rhinoderma darwinii isolate aRhiDar2 chromosome 8, aRhiDar2.hap1, whole genome shotgun sequence genome has a window encoding:
- the TAP1 gene encoding antigen peptide transporter 1 codes for MHFFWLLCCLMGMDYATMQLLRLVLTHYLTLNLPLAWVIGLAQLAVLTLVVLLVKRVSKRQTFLHGDKLLASSVVASLLVPSCATFAAVLLPRTSAELLHRWGHGDLFIYSYLITLTSTIVWHQLFLNDEDEEEEAESSASVWRLIALLRPYVWRFLLVALFLVLSSWGEMALPTYTGRMTDWIHNKENPSVFSTTIIIMTLITLSSAVTEFVCDCIFNVTMSLVHTQTQVQLLRSVLKQDIAFFDTVPAGDITSRVTTDITAMSEALSHNLSLLMWYSMRLTFLFIYMVGLSPKLTLFTMLCLLVITIVPQLSGTYYQNLATKIQETLCKVNQVAQETFTNIKTVRSFANEEGECQRYERKLDDTFKLNKEEAFAYGWTMVANSFSGLALKVGILYFGGRLVTNGEVSGGELVSFVLYELQFTSAVEALFRTYPDVRKAVGSSQKVFEYMDRIPQKPPPGKLSPSNLRGQIQFQNVTFSYPKRPLCPTLQDVSFELQPGEVTALVGACDAGKSTVVNLLLRLYEPQSGQILLDGRPLSEYENQYYRRKVSVVNQEPVLSARSIKDNISYGLGEISLKSVQEAAMAANANDFILHKPSGYQTGAGQKGQLLSGGQRQRVALARALLRDPTILILDDATSSLDTDTELKIQSTLYHRATRQTVLLISHRMNIVEKADHILVLEGGQLKESGKHDQLLAQRGSYWRLWNKQLSSFQRKDEEQHTTS; via the exons ATGCACTTCTTCTGGTTATTGTGTTGCCTCATGGGTATGGACTATGCCACCATGCAACTATTAAGGCTTGTTCTGACCCACTATCTAACTTTGAATCTCCCATTGGCCTGGGTGATCGGCCTGGCACAGCTGGCGGTCTTGACACTAGTGGTCCTTTTGGTCAAACGCGTGTCCAAGCGCCAAACCTTTTTACATGGGGATAAATTACTGGCGTCCAGCGTAGTCGCGAGTCTTCTGGTACCATCTTGTGCGACCTTCGCTGCTGTCCTATTACCACGGACCAGCGCTGAACTCCTGCACCGATGGGGGCACGGAGACCTGTTCATCTACTCTTACCTCATCACGTTGACCTCCACCATCGTCTGGCATCAACTGTTTCTCAATgatgaagatgaggaggaggaggccgaGTCTTCAGCCTCGGTGTGGAGATTAATTGCCCTTCTGAGACCTTATGTGTGGAGGTTCCTGCTGGTGGCTTTATTTCTTGTGCTGTCCTCATGGG GCGAGATGGCTCTACCTACTTATACAGGTCGTATGACGGACTGGATCCATAACAAGGAGAACCCCTCTGTGTTCTCGACCACCATTATAATAATGACTCTGATCACGTTATCAAG CGCTGTGACAGAATTTGTGTGTGACTGCATCTTCAATGTCACCATGAGCCTGGTCCACACCCAGACCCAGGTACAACTCCTCCGCTCCGTCTTGAAGCAGGATATCGCGTTCTTTGACACTGTACCCGCAG GTGACATCACATCTCGGGTGACAACCGACATTACGGCAATGAGTGAAGCTCTGAGTCACAATCTCAGCCTGTTAATGTGGTATTCTATGAGACTGACCTTCCTCTTTATTTACATGGTCGGCTTGTCCCCGAAGCTGACGCTCTTTACTATGCTGTGTCTCCTCGTCATCACAATCGTGCCTCAACTATCAGGAACGTATTACCAG AATCTAGCCACGAAGATCCAGGAAACCCTGTGTAAAGTCAACCAGGTGGCCCAGGAGACCTTCACCAATATAAAAACAGTGCGCAGCTTTGCTAATGAGGAGGGTGAATGCCAACGCTATGAGCGAAAACTGGATGACACCTTCAAACTCAACAAGGAGGAGGCTTTTGCCTATGGCTGGACCATGGTGGCCAACAGC TTTTCGGGCCTGGCTTTGAAGGTCGGCATTTTGTATTTTGGAGGACGTTTAGTGACTAACGGAGAGGTCAGCGGAGGAGAACTGGTCTCTTTTGTCCTGTATGAGCTGCAGTTTACATCAGCCGTTGAG GCACTTTTCAGAACATATCCTGATGTGCGGAAAGCTGTGGGATCTTCTCAAAAAGTCTTCGAATACATGGACCGAATTCCACAAAAGCCCCCTCCAGGAAAGCTGAGCCCAAGCAACCTCCGGGGGCAAATTCAATTCCAGAACGTTACATTTTCATACCCGAAACGACCGCTCTGTCCAACTCTGCAG GATGTTTCATTTGAATTACAACCCGGGGAGGTGACCGCTCTGGTTGGAGCTTGTGATGCAGGAAAGTCCACAGTCGTAAATCTGCTGCTACGATTGTATGAACCGCAGTCAGGACAGATCCTACTGGATGGGAGGCCATTATCCGAGTACGAGAACCAGTATTATCGCAGAAAG GTATCAGTGGTGAACCAAGAACCCGTCCTCTCCGCCCGCTCGATAAAGGACAATATTTCTTATGGGTTGGGGGAAATCAGCTTGAAATCTGTGCAGGAGGCAGCGATGGCAGCGAATGCAAATGATTTCATCCTACACAAGCCAAGCGGTTATCAGACAG GTGCTGGGCAGAAAGGTCAACTTCTTTCTGGGGGTCAGAGGCAGAGGGTGGCACTGGCACGAGCTCTGCTCAGGGACCCGACGATCCTCATCCTAGATGATGCCACGAGTTCACTGGATACAGACACGGAGCTTAAG ATTCAAAGCACCCTGTACCACCGTGCCACCCGGCAGACCGTGCTGCTCATATCTCACAGGATGAATATAGTAGAAAAGGCCGACCACATCCTGGTGTTAGAGGGTGGCCAACTCAAAGAGTCCGGAAAACACGATCAGCTTTTGGCTCAGAGAGGTAGTTACTGGCGACTCTGGAACAAACAGCTCAGCAGCTTCCAGCGCAAAGACGAAGAGCAGCACACGACATCGTGA